Proteins encoded together in one Buchnera aphidicola (Takecallis taiwana) window:
- the rpsO gene encoding 30S ribosomal protein S15, with product MKKNKKNIILQYSIDEKNTGSSEVQIALLSYHINYLKQHFDIHKKDFSSKLGLLKMVSKRRKLLDYLKNISMIRYNNIIEKLELRH from the coding sequence ATGAAAAAAAATAAAAAAAATATTATACTACAGTATAGTATAGATGAAAAAAATACAGGAAGTTCAGAAGTTCAAATTGCTTTATTAAGTTATCATATTAATTACTTAAAACAACATTTTGATATACATAAAAAAGATTTTTCTAGCAAACTCGGTTTGTTAAAAATGGTTTCTAAAAGACGTAAATTATTAGATTATTTAAAAAATATCAGTATGATTCGATATAATAACATTATTGAAAAATTAGAATTACGACATTAA
- the pnp gene encoding polyribonucleotide nucleotidyltransferase: MLNAIIKKFQYGKHTVTLETGMIARQATSSVMVTMDDTTILVTVVGKNKTDINQKFFPLNVTYQERTYAAGRIPGGFFRREGRPSENEILISRLIDRPIRPLFPIDFLNEIQVTATVISLNPKINPDIVAIIGVSTALMLSGMPFLGPIGAARVGYINNEYVLNPTTDDMKNTRLDLVVSGTKNAILMVEAESNLLNEKQILNAILFGHQQQQQLIENICLFVQDVNIKPWDYIPKNIEKHELFDYIVKFCKSDLIAVYNIFNKQQRNENLDIIHNSVIQKLISNNIVFIESEIENILYNIERKIVRDKILYEENRIDGRRFNSIRELNIRTGILPRVHGSALFTRGETQSLVSITLGTTRDAQNLDELLGDRIDNFLFHYNFPPYSVGEIGIVGSPKRREIGHGKLAKRSMLAVMPTADKFPYTIRIVSEITESNGSSSMASVCGASLALMDAGIPIKSAVAGIAMGLVKENDKYIILSDILGDEDHLGDMDFKVAGTETGITALQMDMKTTGITNDILEDALYEAKKGRLHILQEMQKAISTPRSNISEFAPRIHTMKINPEKIKDVIGKGGSIIRMLTEETGTVIEIQDNGIIKISSPVSGKAKHAIKRIREITSEIKPGKIYHGTVVRITEFGAFVSIGFGKEGLVHISQIANQRVEKVTDYLSVEQKVSVKVLEVDRQGRLRLSIKAANKA, from the coding sequence TTGCTAAATGCAATTATTAAAAAATTTCAGTATGGTAAACATACTGTTACTTTAGAAACAGGTATGATAGCTAGACAAGCAACTTCATCAGTCATGGTTACTATGGATGATACTACTATTTTAGTGACTGTTGTTGGTAAAAATAAAACTGATATTAATCAAAAATTCTTTCCTTTAAATGTAACATACCAAGAACGTACATATGCTGCTGGTCGTATACCAGGTGGTTTTTTTAGGCGAGAAGGTAGACCAAGTGAAAATGAAATCTTAATTTCAAGATTAATTGATCGTCCAATTCGTCCTTTATTTCCTATAGATTTTTTAAATGAAATACAAGTGACTGCTACAGTAATATCGTTAAATCCAAAAATTAATCCTGATATTGTAGCTATTATTGGTGTTTCTACAGCATTAATGTTATCTGGAATGCCTTTTTTAGGCCCGATTGGTGCCGCAAGAGTTGGATATATTAATAATGAATATGTTTTAAATCCAACTACAGATGATATGAAAAATACTAGGTTAGATTTAGTAGTATCTGGAACAAAAAATGCAATTTTAATGGTAGAAGCTGAATCAAATTTATTAAATGAAAAGCAGATTTTAAATGCTATTTTATTTGGCCATCAACAACAACAACAATTAATTGAAAATATTTGTTTATTTGTACAAGATGTTAATATTAAGCCTTGGGATTATATTCCTAAAAATATTGAAAAACATGAATTATTCGATTATATTGTTAAATTTTGTAAATCAGATCTTATTGCAGTTTATAATATTTTTAATAAACAACAAAGAAATGAAAACTTAGATATTATTCATAATTCAGTAATTCAAAAATTAATTTCTAATAATATTGTTTTTATAGAGTCTGAAATAGAAAATATCTTATATAATATTGAAAGAAAAATTGTTCGAGATAAAATATTATATGAAGAAAATCGTATTGATGGTAGAAGATTTAATTCAATTCGAGAATTAAATATTCGCACAGGTATTTTGCCTCGTGTACATGGTTCTGCTTTATTTACAAGGGGAGAAACACAATCATTAGTTTCTATTACTTTAGGAACTACAAGGGATGCACAAAATTTAGATGAATTATTAGGAGATAGAATAGATAACTTTTTATTTCATTACAATTTTCCGCCTTATTCTGTAGGAGAAATTGGCATTGTAGGATCTCCAAAAAGAAGAGAAATTGGTCATGGTAAATTAGCTAAACGTAGTATGTTAGCTGTTATGCCTACAGCAGATAAATTTCCATATACTATTCGAATAGTATCTGAGATTACTGAATCTAATGGTTCTTCATCAATGGCTTCAGTATGTGGAGCATCATTAGCATTAATGGATGCTGGTATTCCGATAAAATCAGCTGTTGCAGGAATAGCTATGGGTTTAGTAAAAGAGAATGATAAATACATAATATTATCTGATATTTTAGGTGACGAAGATCACTTAGGAGATATGGATTTTAAAGTTGCTGGTACAGAAACCGGAATTACGGCTTTACAAATGGATATGAAAACTACTGGTATTACAAACGATATTTTAGAAGATGCTTTATATGAAGCAAAAAAAGGACGATTACATATTTTACAGGAAATGCAAAAAGCGATTAGTACACCAAGAAGTAATATTTCTGAATTTGCTCCACGTATTCATACTATGAAAATTAATCCAGAAAAAATTAAAGACGTTATTGGGAAAGGTGGGTCTATTATTCGTATGTTAACAGAAGAAACTGGTACAGTTATTGAAATTCAAGATAACGGTATAATTAAAATTTCTTCTCCTGTTTCAGGAAAAGCAAAACATGCGATTAAAAGGATTCGAGAAATTACTTCTGAAATCAAACCCGGAAAAATATATCATGGAACAGTTGTACGTATTACAGAGTTTGGCGCTTTCGTGTCTATTGGTTTTGGTAAAGAAGGATTAGTTCATATTTCACAAATAGCGAATCAGCGAGTTGAAAAAGTAACAGATTATTTAAGCGTTGAACAAAAGGTTTCTGTGAAGGTGTTAGAAGTAGATCGACAAGGTAGGTTGAGATTAAGTATAAAAGCTGCTAATAAAGCTTAA